The Peromyscus eremicus chromosome 16_21, PerEre_H2_v1, whole genome shotgun sequence genome includes the window TGTACATCTCCCTTCCAATGTCCCCCTTTTTGCATATGTAATCCCCAGGGCTGAACACAGCAGGACGCAGCTTCAGCACCAGCTCCACCAACAACCCTGCCTCACAGTCCTGGAAGATTCGGACTTTCTTCAGGGTGTCTAGGTGCACGTTGATGGCAATCTCAGCCTTCAGCTTGTCTGGAAGATTCTTGAGCACTTCCTTTTCATCCACCGTCTTCCTGTTAGCCCACAGATAGTCAAACCACCGGATAACCCGGGTCTCCAAGTCCTTGGTTACCTTCCGGAACTGCATGTATTGCTTGATGGAGTCAATCTTAGCCTGGAACTCTGCTCTTGAAGCATTCATGTTGGAAATCATGGAGCCTACATTGCCTACTATAGTGGCAAAGATCAGAACACCCACCAGGAAGTCAATGACCACAAAGAGATACTCTTCATCTTTCACAGGGGGTGGGGTCTCACCAATGGTGGTCAAGGTCAAGGTGGACCAGTAGAGACTATAAATGTACTTCCTGGAGAGACGCCCATATTCTGGCTTGGAGATGTTTGGATAAACCCAGGAGTCTGTCCCAAAACCAATGAACTTGGAAATGGCAAAGTAGATGCAGGCATTCCAGTGGATAATGATGAGGATGTACAGAATCAAGTTCCCTATCCTGAACACATTGGGGTAGTTGGTCCTTGTCTCTGTGCGGTCAAAGAATTCAAAGAGTCGAGAGAACCTTAGTAGACGGTTGAACCTCAATTCCGGGTAGTTTATACCCAACTTTAAATAAGCCAGGTCTGTGGGGATGAGAGACAGGATGTCCAGCTTGAAGTGCAAAGTCTTTGTGTAATGTCTCCACAGCCTCTTGGTATCCCTGACCATTAAGCCTTGCTCAAGGAAACctaaggagggagaagggggaggtcACTTGGGCATCCAAGAGGCTTATACTGGCTACAGAAAGATCTTTGCCATCATGGTTGCACAACAGACAGTAATGTGTATATGATAGAAACAATATCAGATATGACATACTAATGCTGAAACTCACTCTGGTGTTTTCTATAATGTTCTAAtctcttctgtttcatttttttctctgctgggaattgagcccagggccttgcataaGCTAGGGTTCTataactgagctgtatccccagttcTCTCTTCAGGTTTAAAAATTCTAAATCAATTGTGTAACTTTGAAAATAGACTGAATATTAGACGATAGCAAAGTCTGAAGATTAAGTCTTAAAAGACAAATATATTAGAGAGTGTGCCTATTGAGACTGGGTGAGGGAACACAAGCATTCCTATTGTTAGTCTCTCTACTTTTTGTGCATGCTTGAAAATATTAATCATCAAACTTCAAAAACACAGATAAAAGTCTACCAAACTGGTCTCACTAGTAATAGTGTTCAGTGAAATAGCGCTGGGCTTGTCCTCCAGAGCTGAAGCCATGAGGCACTTTTACAAGTTCAAGGTGTTGCTGCTGCTGACTCATATAAGTTTCAGCCCCCTTATTCCTCAGGTCATTCTTGTTAAATAATTGCCCTTCTGGATCCACAGGGGACTGGTTCCATGATCCTCTTAACTTCTTTCCTCCCAAAGAAACCAAAATCCTTAGATGCTTAAATATCTTCCAGAGGATGATGTCATATTTGCACATTACCCATGCATATCCTCCTGATTGTTTTAAAATTCCTTATAGTACCCAATACATACAGAACAAATGCTATGAAGTTATGTTGTGCTGTGTGGGGATAATGACAAGGAAGAATAAAACCTCTAAGTGTTCATCACAGAAAtttttgtcaagtattttctATTCAGTCGATTGGATCTCCAGGTCCAGGATTTGATACCTTGGGTACTGGTGCCTGTGTTTATGGAGTGCCTTGTGTAGCATCATGGCTTTGGGATGCTCACCATTTTATGATTCTCCCAAGTCTGAAAATCTTTTCCTTTTGGACAGTGATCATGGCCACCTGGTTTCTtgacctctccctcccccacttcctgctgAAGCTGGCATTGCCAAGGACAGTATCCAAGTACAAGAGGACGTAGAGTTGATTTCTGAGTGAGGACACGTTCCACTGAAGCTTGTGTGAGATAAAGGGCAGGATCTCAGTGGCCACTCACAGACCACTGTGTCTATATATGCCAGTGCCACTGCAGCAGAGGTCATCCATGCCAACCTCAAGCTGTGTGTTGGAGGTCTTCCAAGTTAAGATGCTGGATACCAGTGAGGTCGGAAACAGGGTTTGCCAGTCTGGCCTGACTGCTGTGTGAACATGGACGGAGGGCCTTGGTTTTATGAATCAGTAAGGTGAAGACAACCATGTTAAAAAttctttgaggggctggagagatgactcagcagttaccagtacttactgctctttcagaggacctgaattcagtccccagcacccatatctcaggtggctcacaaatgtctgtaactccttgggggtctgatgccctcttttggcctccataggcactacacgcatgtgcacaaacccactcacagacacacacagcacttaattaaaaataagataaaatctttaaaaattataatagaaataaatcataaaactCCTCTGAGAGCAATAGAGTAGTGGTTCCTGGATCTTCCATGTCTCTGAGGAGAGGAATTCCTAGTCTGAACTGAGTGCCATCTCACACAGTCAGTACTGAAAACATCTTTTATGATGGCCGCTTAGCTTTATGTCTCGGGTGACAAAAATGAGGTCCAGAGAGCCATCTTGACTTATTCATAGAACATTGGGACAGCagatcccagaactcaggtgTCTTAATGCCTGCTCAGGTCTCATTGAAGGATTTAACATACTGAGCATCACGATACCAGCACCTACTCTGTGTTTGGGGCTCCAGATCTCCCAGGCACATCTTGGTCAAAGATAGGCAACATCCAGTCCACTACCATGAATCTTCCGGAGTAACCTGTGGTGCCCCTACTGAGGGTCTGTGGCTTGGCCTAGTTAAGTCCTTGGGCTTCGGGCACACTCACCTGTCCGGGCTCGAACCAGCATGTCCACAACATAAAGGACATCTGCAGAGTAGTCCAGGACCAGCCACAGTATCAGGTGCTCTGACTGAAGCTCATCAAAACAGGCCCTGAAGAAGCCAAGTATGAGATGCAATGAGGCAGCTGAGTGTCAGAGCACAGACCCCTCCCTCCCTGGAGTGTGAATAGATACATTGTATCCATTCTACCTGTAGGGTTACATATATAAGGCAGCAGTTTCTGCTGAGGTTAAAATCTTCCATTTTGGAAAGAATCTTCTTAAAATAAGATTTGTATAGAGAGGTGAAACAACAGATGTTCTAAAGGGAGGTGAAATACTGCATGGAAACCCATTAAgaaaggaagtaaacaactcGAAGCAGCTTCAGGAAGCCCTTAACACTGACCAAATTCACTAGGACCCCTCTCCCCAAGTGGATATAAACAGTTAAGCCCGCTGAGAGTCACactcagacaagccaagctgcaaagaaaatTCTCAGACAAGTCAAGCAGCCTAGAAGAAGCAGCGACCAGTGGAACCTCTTAGAAGGAGCAAAGACTGGACTCACTACCTAAAGAGGCTCAGATCAACAGAGACACGGGGAAAGGACTCTTTAACCTTCTGAgaagcctgcaggctgtgcagtgtgctcccagctttcatgagctgtcacccatgctggggtgggttttggtgatgcagctgtcatttctgcttctgtaagtcacccctcacccatactcctgtaagtaacttcaataaaactcactggttcaccaagttggacttccgTGCAATCATTGCTTTGATCTGCCATGGGCTCCCTTTCTGTAGttagtaggtgtgtgtgtgtgtgtgtgtgtgtgtgtgtgtgtgtgtgtgtgtgtgtgtgtccaggaaaAGTCTGTCCCATGACAATGCAGTGGAATCACTCCAGGATCTGAGAAGCTGTGTTGTCCCTACAGTCACTGG containing:
- the Cnga3 gene encoding cyclic nucleotide-gated cation channel alpha-3 isoform X3; translated protein: MAKVNTQHSQPSPTHCSVKHTDRDLEHVENGLGRVSRLIISLRAWAARHLHQEDQRPDSFLDRFHGAELNEVSSHESNAQPNPGGQEPPDRGEGKKDAIVVDPSSNIYYRWLTIIALPVFYNWCLLVCRACFDELQSEHLILWLVLDYSADVLYVVDMLVRARTGFLEQGLMVRDTKRLWRHYTKTLHFKLDILSLIPTDLAYLKLGINYPELRFNRLLRFSRLFEFFDRTETRTNYPNVFRIGNLILYILIIIHWNACIYFAISKFIGFGTDSWVYPNISKPEYGRLSRKYIYSLYWSTLTLTTIGETPPPVKDEEYLFVVIDFLVGVLIFATIVGNVGSMISNMNASRAEFQAKIDSIKQYMQFRKVTKDLETRVIRWFDYLWANRKTVDEKEVLKNLPDKLKAEIAINVHLDTLKKVRIFQDCEAGLLVELVLKLRPAVFSPGDYICKKGDIGREMYIIKEGKLAVVADDGVTQFVVLSDGSYFGEISILNIKGSKSGNRRTANIRSIGYSDLFCLSKDDLMEALTEYPDAKKALEEKGRQILMKDNLIDEDLVKARADTRDIEEKVEYLESSLDTLQTRFARLLAEYSASQMKLKQRLSQLESQMSVRGRGFSPDGETSGDALKTE
- the Cnga3 gene encoding cyclic nucleotide-gated cation channel alpha-3 isoform X4 translates to MAKVNTQHSQPSPTHCSVKHTDRDLEHVENGLGRVSRLIISLRAWAARHLHQEDQRPDSFLDRFHGAELNEVSSHESNAQPNPGGQEPPDRGEGACFDELQSEHLILWLVLDYSADVLYVVDMLVRARTGFLEQGLMVRDTKRLWRHYTKTLHFKLDILSLIPTDLAYLKLGINYPELRFNRLLRFSRLFEFFDRTETRTNYPNVFRIGNLILYILIIIHWNACIYFAISKFIGFGTDSWVYPNISKPEYGRLSRKYIYSLYWSTLTLTTIGETPPPVKDEEYLFVVIDFLVGVLIFATIVGNVGSMISNMNASRAEFQAKIDSIKQYMQFRKVTKDLETRVIRWFDYLWANRKTVDEKEVLKNLPDKLKAEIAINVHLDTLKKVRIFQDCEAGLLVELVLKLRPAVFSPGDYICKKGDIGREMYIIKEGKLAVVADDGVTQFVVLSDGSYFGEISILNIKGSKSGNRRTANIRSIGYSDLFCLSKDDLMEALTEYPDAKKALEEKGRQILMKDNLIDEDLVKARADTRDIEEKVEYLESSLDTLQTRFARLLAEYSASQMKLKQRLSQLESQMSVRGRGFSPDGETSGDALKTE
- the Cnga3 gene encoding cyclic nucleotide-gated cation channel alpha-3 isoform X2, encoding MAKVNTQHSQPSPTHCSVKHTDRDLEHVENGLGRVSRLIISLRAWAARHLHQEDQRPDSFLDRFHGAELNEVSSHESNAQPNPGGQEPPDRGEGRKKDAIVVDPSSNIYYRWLTIIALPVFYNWCLLVCRACFDELQSEHLILWLVLDYSADVLYVVDMLVRARTGFLEQGLMVRDTKRLWRHYTKTLHFKLDILSLIPTDLAYLKLGINYPELRFNRLLRFSRLFEFFDRTETRTNYPNVFRIGNLILYILIIIHWNACIYFAISKFIGFGTDSWVYPNISKPEYGRLSRKYIYSLYWSTLTLTTIGETPPPVKDEEYLFVVIDFLVGVLIFATIVGNVGSMISNMNASRAEFQAKIDSIKQYMQFRKVTKDLETRVIRWFDYLWANRKTVDEKEVLKNLPDKLKAEIAINVHLDTLKKVRIFQDCEAGLLVELVLKLRPAVFSPGDYICKKGDIGREMYIIKEGKLAVVADDGVTQFVVLSDGSYFGEISILNIKGSKSGNRRTANIRSIGYSDLFCLSKDDLMEALTEYPDAKKALEEKGRQILMKDNLIDEDLVKARADTRDIEEKVEYLESSLDTLQTRFARLLAEYSASQMKLKQRLSQLESQMSVRGRGFSPDGETSGDALKTE